Below is a window of Yimella sp. cx-51 DNA.
TCGGGGTCGTCGGTCGGACGCGCCTCGGCGAGCCCGGCCAGCTCGGAGTAGCGAATGACCTGCTGCTCCTGCGCGATCTCGCCGGCTGATGCGAAGTCGTCGTCCAGCTCGTCGGCCATGACGATCAATCGCGCGTCGAGGGTGCGCAGGCTGTGGGCCAGCACCTCGTGCCGCTGGTTGTAGTTGATCAGTCCGGCGACCGCGCCGAGCTTCACGACCGCCAGGATGACGAGGATGTTCTCGACGTCATTGGGCGAGTTCACGCCTACCACGTCGCCCGGACCGACACCGCGCTCGCGGAACAGGTCGGCGTACTGATTGGCCAGTTCGTTCGCCTGCCGATACGTGAGTTCGCGGCCGGCACCCTTGAGGAAGGGGCGATCGGGATGGCGAGCGGCGGTCAGCTGGAACTGCTGGCCCATGGAAGCGTGGTGATCGGGCTTGCGCAGCAGCAGGCCAGGAGCCTCGCGCATCAGCATCGGCAGGTCAGGGGTGAAACCCATCAGTCCCTTGGCGACATCGGTCAGGCCGACGCGGCGGCGCGTGGTCGAACTCACGGTTCCTCCTGGAGGGGCGCGGATTTCTCGACACTGTAACGAGGATCACTACCGGCGGGTAACCAACTGCCCGAACAATCCGGTTGCCCTTCGATCGCCGACTCTGCAAACCTGTCCGCATCATGTGGATCTGACTCCGACCCCACCCGCGCCCGAGGCCAATCCCGGCGGGTTGCGCACACCCGAATCGGAGTCTCCCCATGCCAGTTACCCACCTCATCCTTGACGACATCGCCGTCACCTACGACGGACGCTGGGTGCTCGACGGCATCAGCCTCACCACCACGCCCGGTGCCCGGCTCGGCATCGTCGGCGAGAACGGCGCCGGGAAATCGACCCTTCTGCGGATCGCGGCAGGCGTCGAACTACCCGCCCGCGGTGCAGTGAGCCGTCCGGCCGACACCGGTTTCGTCTCCCAGGACGCCGGGTTGCAAGCGGACGCCACCATCGCGCAGGTATTGCGGGAGGCCCTCGCTCCCCTGCATGACGCGGTGGCCGAGATCGAAACTCTCGCAACGAATCTCGACGATGCTGATGCCTCGAACCGGTACGACGAGGTGCTGGCCTGGGCCACCCGTCACGAAGCCTGGACGGCGACCGCTCGGGCCGAACAAGCCGCTGCTCGTCTCGGTCTCGAGCACCTCTCACCGGACACTCGGGTGGGCGAACTCTCGGGTGGCCAACGCAGTCGCTTGGCGCTGGCGGCACTGCTGGCCCGCCGTCCAGATTGCGTCCTGCTCGATGAGCCGACCAATCATCTGGACGACGACGTGCTCACCTTCCTGGAGCAGGAGTTGCGCGAGATGGCCGGCGTGGTCGTCGCGGCCAGCCATGACCGCAGCTTCCTGGAGAACGTCTGCACCACCGTCGTCGATCTCGATCGCACCCACTTCGGCACGGACGGCGTCGGCGGACGCACCTACTCCGGCAGCTATCGCAACTACCTCGCCAAAAAGGCGCAGGCTCGGCGGCGCTGGCAGGAAGATTTCGAGGCACAGCAGGAGGAGCTCAACGAGCTTCGCAAGGCCGCGAAGACCACGAATCTCGATGTCGCACATGACCGCCCGCCTCGGGACGCCGACAAGTACATCTACGGGTTCAAGGGTGCGCGGGTGCAACAGACCGTCGCCCGGCGCCGTCGTAACGCCGAGCAACGCATCGAGGCGATCGAGCGCGAACTGATCAGCAAACCGCCGAAGCAGCTGAGCTTCCGCGGTTCGTTCGCTGCCGATGGAGCAGCTGCGGTCACAGCACGGGACGCCTCGGTGGCGGGGCGCTTTGAACTCCCCCGGCTGGACGTGCGCCCCGGCGAGCATTGGCTGATCACCGGCGCCAATGGTTCAGGCAAGTCGAGCCTGCTGGCTGCTCTGGCCGGTTCGCTCGCCGTCGAATCAGGAGAGTTGTACGTCCACGCCTGCCGCATAGGGCTGCTGGATCAGCACGTCTATTTCTCCGACCCTGTGCGCACCCCGCTGGAGATCTACAGTGCAGCCGGATCGTCGGTGCCGCTCATCGAACTCGGCCTCCTGCTCCCCCGCGACCTGCACCGGCCCGTGGGCGAGCTAAGCCTCGGCACGCAACAGCGACTGGCGTTGGCCATGCTCATGGCGCAGCGTCCCGACCTCGTCCTGCTCGACGAACCGACCAACCACCTGTCGCTGCGCCTGGTCGAGGAACTGGAGGACGCCATCCTCGACTCCCCGGCGACAGTGCTCGTCGCCAGTCACGACCGGTGGTTGCGATCGCGATGGACCGGCCCGACGCTGGACCTCGACCCGCCCGGCACCGGCTGAGCCGCTTTATCGCCGATCGAGCCCCTGCCGCTGTTGAGCCTGTCGCTCCGCTTGAGCCGCTCCCGCTGGTTGAGCCGACCCGGCTGAGGAACGAAGTCGGGTCGCGTCGAAACCGATGCGACTGACGATCACGCCTCGCGATGGCGTCGTCAGCCTGGTTACGCTCGTGCGAGCAGCACGACAGGCCAGGAGCGAGCGATGACCAGAGCGATGCCGACCGGCACGGCGATTGCGTGGCGTCCGCCGATTGCTGAGTCGCTCGCAGAACTGCAGCGGCAAGGACGACTGCAGTTCACCGAGGTCGTTGCTGAAAACGTCCACCTCAACCACGTGCCGTCGGCGCTCGACGAACTCGCTGCGACCGGGGTGACAGTCGTGCCGCACGGGGTCAGCCTCGGGCTGGCCGATGCTTCCCGCCCCGACGCGGGCAGACTTGCCCACCTGGCCGAGCTCGCGACGCGGTTCGAGGCGCCGATTGTCAGCGAACATCTCGCCTTCGTGCGGGCCGCCAGCACTCCCGATTCCCTTCACGGCGATGTGCTCGAAGCGGGCCATCTCATGCCTCCGCCGCGCACCCGCGACATGCTCGCGGTGGCCGTCGAGAACATCCGCATCGCGCAGGAGCAACTGCCGGTGCCACTCGCGATCGAGAACATCGCTGCGCTGCTCTCCTGGCCCGAGGACGAACTCGACGAGCCCGACTTCCTGAGCGAGATCGTCCAGCGCACAGGCGTTTACATCGTGCTCGATGTCGCCAACCTGCATTCCAGCGCCACCGCGCGAGGTACCGATCCGGCCGCTGAACTCGCCCGCTTCCCGCTGGACCGAGTGGCGTACGTCCACGTAGCAGGTGGGATCGAGCGGAACGGTCTCTACATCGACACCCATGGCCACGGGGTGCCGGACGCCGTCACCGATCTGCTGACCAGGTTCGTCGCACTGCGCGGCAGCGCCGACCTTCCCGGAGTGATGCTCGAACGCGACAGCGACATCACCGCCGAGGCGGTGCTCTCTGATCTCGATCGCATCGACCGGGCCGTGGCAGCGGGACGAGACCGTGTCCACTGAGTCGCGGGCTGACGCGCCTGGCATCGACCACGCCGAAGCGAGACATCCAGGCCGTGTCCGCGGGCCTATGGCCGACCCGGCTCCCAGCGACCAGGACGAGACCCCGTCCACGGAGCAGGCTCGCTCAACTCTGGCCGCGCGGATGAACGCGGTGGTCCACGGACTGCTCCGGGGCGAGGTTCCTCACGGCTTCGATGAGCTGCGGTCACGCGAGACGGCTCGCATCCTGGCGCTCAAACGGGTGGACGCGATGGCGTACGTCCGGCCCGAGATTGCCTTGCTACCGCGCTGGCGTCCGCGGGCGGTCGACTTCGTGCTCGCCACGCCGAATGACCATTGCGCCCACTGGGATTGGCAGATGTTCGTCGAATGGGTGCGAGACCATTCCGGCTCGAATGACACTGAATGGATCAGCATGATCGAGGTGTTCACCGGTCGCCGCCGACGTGCGGTTGTCCGTTTCGGAAACCGGCGGCACTACGTCCGACGGGTCAGACGCGGCGTGCGCTCAACTCCGGCTCTCCCGCTCTGAATCGGCGAGCTTTTCGAGCTTGCGGTACGGCCAGTAGGAGCCGGCCAAGAAGAGCGCGCCGAGCCCGAGCATGCCGAAGACGAACTTCGCCATGTGCGGGCTGTCGGTGTTGCCGATCGCCCACACCAGCCCGGCCAGGGCACCGGAGACCACGAAGAGCAGCCCGATCAGGGTGCAGCTGATCAGGGTGACGCGGGGAAACATTCCCTCGAACTTGATGGGTGCGCTGGCCATGCCCGACAGGTTCCCACAGCGGTCGGAGCCGCACCGAATCCTCAGCCTTGAGCCGCGACCCGCCACAGGTGCATCGCGGCGTAGGAACGGTAGGGCGACCAGCGCGACGCGTGCTCGGCCAGCGGGCGGTGCGCCTTCGCGGTGGGAATCGAGTCGTCGATGATTCCGAGCCTTCGCGCCCCGGCGACCAGTGCGACATCGCCGGTGAGCCAGGCGTCCGGATCGTGCAGGACGCGCATCGCGAGGTAGGCGGCGGTCCATTCGCCGATGCCAGGGCGGGCAATGAGCGCGGCGCGCAGTTCGGACGCCTCCATGTCGGCGGCGACCCGCAGTGAGCCATCGGCGAGCACGGCTGCCGTGGAGACGAGGTCGCCGATCGACCGCCTGGGTAGACGCATCGGGCGGTTGGGGTCGAGTGGCTCCTGGCCGGGCGGCGGCACAGGCACGGATGCGGCGATGGACGCCGCCGAGGGAAACAGTCGGTCGACCCCGGAAACTTGTGTCGGGCAGGGAGTTCCGCAGAATTGGGCGAGCCGGCCAAGATGCGTCCGCGCGGCGGCGACGGAGATCTGTTGGCCGACGAGTGCGCGCACCACGAGTTCGTGGGGATCAAGGCCCCCCGGCACGCGAATGCCTGGATTTCGTGCCACGACGTCCGCAAGAGAAGGGTCATCGGCGAGCAGCGAATCAGCGGCCGCCGCGTCATGGTCGAGATCGAAGAGTGCGCTGACGAGCCGCACGGCGGGAGCGACATCGGCGGCCGCGGCGGCGTGCACCGTCACCGGCAAGACCTCCCCGTCATGGACGACGTCGATGAGCCCCGGGCCACCAGGCAGGGCGAGAGTGCGGACGTACCTGGAGGTGGCGTCGGAGCGCTCGACCAGTTCAACTCTGTCGACAGCGCGTGCCGCCAGGAATGCGAAAACGCCGTCCGCATCGTAGGGCTGCGGCACCGGCAGCTCGATCGTTTCGATGACCTCCACGGCACAATCCTGACGCCGGTCGGTGCGTTCGCCCGCGTCGGCACCCGTGAACGTGGCAGCGTGGAGCCATGAACTCGAGCGGATCGCGCTGATGGCCGGCAAGCAGAGCTCACCCGCCGTCGAACTGGAGGTCGGCGAGCACGCCATCCGCGTCTCCAATCCCGACCGGGTCTACTTCCCCGCGTCCGGCGCCACCAAGCTCGACCTGGTCAACTACTACCTCTCGGTGGGCGAGGGCATCGTGCGGGCGCTGCGCGATCGTCCGTGCATGCTGCACCGGTTTCCCACCGGCATCACCGGCGAGAAGGTGCACCAGAAGCGGCTCCCGCGCGGCGCGCCCGACTGGGTCGAGACAGCGCGGGTCTTCTTCCCGCGGTACAAGCGCACCGCCGACGAGCTGTGCGTCACCGAGTTGGCTTCGGTGATCTGGGCGGTGCAGATGTCGACCGTCGAGTTCCACCCGTGGAATTCGCGCGTGCCGGAGATCGAGAAGCCGGACGAGTGGCGCATCGACCTCGACCCGATGCCCGACTGCCCGTTCGACCGCACCCGCCGCGTCGCGGACGTGTGTTGGGAGCTGTTGGACGAGTTGGGCATTCGCGGTTTCCCCAAGACCAGCGGCGGTTCGGGCCTGCACATCTACGTGCGGATCGAGCAGGAGTGGGTCTTCAAGGATGTCCGGCGTGCGGCGCTGGCCTTCGCCCGCGAGGTGGAACGGCGAGCGCCCGACGACGTGACCACAACCTGGTGGCGCAAGGACCGCGACCCCTCGATGCTCTTCGTCGACTACAACCAGAACGCCCGCGATCACACAATGGCCTCGGCGTACTCGGTGCGTGGCAACCCCGACGCGACGGTCTCCACCCCGTTCGACTGGCCCGAACTCGCCGACCTCGACCCGCGCGACTTCACCATCGCGACCGTGCCCGAGCGGTTCGCCAAGCTCGGTGACCTGACCGCCGAGATCGACGACGTCGCGTTCAGCCTCGAGCCGCTGTTGGAGTGGGCCGACCGCGACGAGCGGGACGGCAAGGAGACGCCACCCGAGCCCGACGCCGACTCGGACTAAGCCGCTACGGGGCGGCCCGTGGACGCGTCCCACTCAACGTCCGATCCCCGCGCGCCTCACACAAACGCGGCCCTTCTTCGCAGGCGCGCTAGCTGCAACCGCCGCGGATGCGAACAGCCGCCGCGGATCCCGCTGGAACGGCCGCGTTTGGTCCTCAGCGCGTCACCGGACGCCGAGCCGGAGCGCCGCCACCGGGCACAGCCGGACGGCGGTGCGGCCGAGGTCAGCGTCGACTTCCTGGGCGTGGACGACGGGGTAGCCCCATTCGTCCAGCGAGACCTGCTCGGGCAGAAGGGCTGCGCAGAGTCCGTGGCCGGTGCAGGCGATGCGGTCGATGTGCAGCGTGGCCGAGTCGGACGAGCGCTCAGACCCGAAGCTCGTGGGAAGAGGCGACAAACCGGACGCAA
It encodes the following:
- a CDS encoding ferredoxin encodes the protein MPFASGLSPLPTSFGSERSSDSATLHIDRIACTGHGLCAALLPEQVSLDEWGYPVVHAQEVDADLGRTAVRLCPVAALRLGVR
- the ligD gene encoding non-homologous end-joining DNA ligase codes for the protein MAGKQSSPAVELEVGEHAIRVSNPDRVYFPASGATKLDLVNYYLSVGEGIVRALRDRPCMLHRFPTGITGEKVHQKRLPRGAPDWVETARVFFPRYKRTADELCVTELASVIWAVQMSTVEFHPWNSRVPEIEKPDEWRIDLDPMPDCPFDRTRRVADVCWELLDELGIRGFPKTSGGSGLHIYVRIEQEWVFKDVRRAALAFAREVERRAPDDVTTTWWRKDRDPSMLFVDYNQNARDHTMASAYSVRGNPDATVSTPFDWPELADLDPRDFTIATVPERFAKLGDLTAEIDDVAFSLEPLLEWADRDERDGKETPPEPDADSD
- a CDS encoding DNA-3-methyladenine glycosylase, with protein sequence MEVIETIELPVPQPYDADGVFAFLAARAVDRVELVERSDATSRYVRTLALPGGPGLIDVVHDGEVLPVTVHAAAAADVAPAVRLVSALFDLDHDAAAADSLLADDPSLADVVARNPGIRVPGGLDPHELVVRALVGQQISVAAARTHLGRLAQFCGTPCPTQVSGVDRLFPSAASIAASVPVPPPGQEPLDPNRPMRLPRRSIGDLVSTAAVLADGSLRVAADMEASELRAALIARPGIGEWTAAYLAMRVLHDPDAWLTGDVALVAGARRLGIIDDSIPTAKAHRPLAEHASRWSPYRSYAAMHLWRVAAQG
- a CDS encoding DUF692 domain-containing protein → MTRAMPTGTAIAWRPPIAESLAELQRQGRLQFTEVVAENVHLNHVPSALDELAATGVTVVPHGVSLGLADASRPDAGRLAHLAELATRFEAPIVSEHLAFVRAASTPDSLHGDVLEAGHLMPPPRTRDMLAVAVENIRIAQEQLPVPLAIENIAALLSWPEDELDEPDFLSEIVQRTGVYIVLDVANLHSSATARGTDPAAELARFPLDRVAYVHVAGGIERNGLYIDTHGHGVPDAVTDLLTRFVALRGSADLPGVMLERDSDITAEAVLSDLDRIDRAVAAGRDRVH
- a CDS encoding ATP-binding cassette domain-containing protein, whose product is MPVTHLILDDIAVTYDGRWVLDGISLTTTPGARLGIVGENGAGKSTLLRIAAGVELPARGAVSRPADTGFVSQDAGLQADATIAQVLREALAPLHDAVAEIETLATNLDDADASNRYDEVLAWATRHEAWTATARAEQAAARLGLEHLSPDTRVGELSGGQRSRLALAALLARRPDCVLLDEPTNHLDDDVLTFLEQELREMAGVVVAASHDRSFLENVCTTVVDLDRTHFGTDGVGGRTYSGSYRNYLAKKAQARRRWQEDFEAQQEELNELRKAAKTTNLDVAHDRPPRDADKYIYGFKGARVQQTVARRRRNAEQRIEAIERELISKPPKQLSFRGSFAADGAAAVTARDASVAGRFELPRLDVRPGEHWLITGANGSGKSSLLAALAGSLAVESGELYVHACRIGLLDQHVYFSDPVRTPLEIYSAAGSSVPLIELGLLLPRDLHRPVGELSLGTQQRLALAMLMAQRPDLVLLDEPTNHLSLRLVEELEDAILDSPATVLVASHDRWLRSRWTGPTLDLDPPGTG